Genomic window (Caldinitratiruptor microaerophilus):
GGGGGGTTTGCGCGGCCGGCGGTCCTGCCCCGGGCGGCCTGACGGATAGCCGCGAGCCCCGACGGTTGGATTCGACGCGCTTGCCGGATTCACCGTCCAGGGGGCCCTCCGCCCTCCAGGGGGTGGACGCTCCCAGGTGCCACCGGTCGTTCGCGTGGGGGAGGCGACGGGTCCCGTCGTGCCGGCGGAACGAGCGCCGTCGGAGCAGCCCGGACGGCGGTGCACGGGGCCACCCAGGAAGCCGGCCCGGGTCCCGGGCGGCGGGAGGCGGGACAGGGGCTGAGATGGCCACTGTGCTGCGGAAGGAGGGACAGCGTGCGTCGCCAGCGATCCACGAGCCTGGTCACAGCCCTCGTGCTGGCCGTCATGCTGCCCGCGTGCACGGCCGGCCGCCGCGGGGTCGGGCCGACCGACCCGGCGCCTACCAGCGCGATAGCGGCGGAGCGGCCGGAGGACACGCTTCTGGTCTCTGCGGAGGACGGCCTGTGGGCGGTCACCGGATCGGGTGAGCGGCGCCCGATCGCCGGCGTCCAGCCGGCCGCTCTGGTGGCACAGCTGAGTGACGGCGAGGCGGTTCTCTACCGGTTCCGGTGGGAGGACGGGAACGTCCCCACGACCGTGCTGGAGGCCGAGCGAATGCCATCCGGCGAGCCCGTCGTCTCCCACCGGCTCGAGGGGCGGTTCAACCCCATCGCGGCGACCGGCGACCGCGGGGTGTACCTGGCCAAGACCGTCGGCGGGTCGGCGAACGACCCGCCCGAACGGGTGGAGCTGTGGGCCCTCGACCCGGGCACGGGCAGGCTGCGGGGCCCGGCCCGCGGCGGGTGGGAAAAGGGGCCCCACGCCGGCTTCGGCGTGCCGTGGCAGATCGTGGTGGCCCCCGACGGACGGCGCCTCTACGCACTGTATCTCAACCTGGGCGTCCGGCGGCTGGAGGGCCCCGACGCCAAGGTGTTCGTGCGGCGGATCGACCTGGACGCGCTGGCGATCGGTCCGGACCTGCCCCTGCCGGTGCCCGAGGACCTGCAGTCCGACGAGGGCCTCATGGTCTACTCCATCGCCCTCTCGCCCGACGGCCGCAAGCTCTACGCGGCCTCCGGCGGCCTGCGGCAGCTGGCGGTGATCGACACCGCCGCGTGGAACCTGGAGCGGACCCTGGCCTGGGCGCCGGCGGGCGACACCCGGGCGGCCCGTTCGGCGAGCGTCCGCGCCGGTCTCTCGGTGCTGGCGGAGGTAGCCCGCCGGCTCGGGCTCGCCGCTTCCGTGGCGGAGGCCAAGCGGGCGCTCTTCCCCGGGGTGGCGATGGCCCCGGACGGCAGCGTTCTCTACGTGGTGGCCTTCCGCGAAGGTCGCTCGGGCCTGCTGCAAGGGGACGGCCTGTGGGCCATCGATCCGGCGACGGGTCAGGTGCGCGCCCAGTGGCTGGCGGGAAAGGAGGTCTTCAGCGTGGCGGCGGGCACGGACGGGCGGTTCGTGTACGCCGTGGCACAGGACGGCCTCTCCCCGCAGGCGGAGCGCCGCCTGTTGGCGGTCGACACCCGGACCGGCCAGGCAGTCGACCTGTGGCCGGATGCCACGGCCCGGCCTTGGCGGATCGAGACGGTGCTCCCGTAGGTCGGCTCAGGCACACGGAGACGGGGAAGGAGGGGGGTTGTACACGTGAGACGGGGTCCGGGCCGCCCGGGTTGGCGGGTGGCTCGTCCGCCGCTGCTCGTCGGCGTGGTTCTGACCGTAGCCTGGGCCCGGTGGAGCGTGAACGGCCCCCAGGCCCGTGCCCGGGAGACCGCGGCCCGGTTCTGGCGGGCGGTGGCGGACGGCGACGTCGGCACGGTCCGATCGCTCCTCCATCCCGACGCCGATCAGACGGCGGAAGAACTCGTGGCCATGTACCGGACGTACCGGTACGGCGGAGGCGCCACGGTCACCGACGCCGCCCCGCATCGGCGGGCGCAGGTGATCGTGACGGTAGGCCTGGGCAAACCCAACGGGTATACCACGCTCCAGCTGGTCGCCATGGCCCGGCACGGCGGCGAGTGGCGCGTGCTGCACGCCGGTCCGGGTTATGAAGAGGCGCCGGTGCCCGCGCCTTCGGGGAAGGGGTGAGCGGGTGCGGAGACATGCAGGCGACCGGGCGGATGTCGCCGGGATGGGGTACGGGTCCCTCGGCGTCGTGCTGTTCAGCCTCACGCTGCCGGCGACCCGGGCTGCCGTGGCGGCTTTCCACCCGGCAGTGGACGGGCCGGGGCGGGCACTGATCGCCGCCGTGCTGGCTGCGGCCGCCCTGTGGCTCACGCGCCAGCCCCGACCTGACCGGGCCCAGTGGCGTGGCCTCTTGGTGGTGGCGGCGGGCGTGGTGCTGGGATTCCCGCTCCTGACCGCCTGGGCCCTGGAGCGGGTGCCGGCGACGCACGGGCGTCGACCGGCAGCAACACGAGTTCTCCGTCCATCTCCCCCACCAGGGTGCCATACCGCTGGGTGCCGTGGAGGTAGTAGCGGACCGAATCCACCACGCGCGCGTACAGGGTCCCGGGACGCCACGGCCAGCGCAGCCCCTCGCCCTGGGAAACGTCCGTCCGGTCCATCCGACCACCCCTTCCCGCGGCCCGGCGGCGCCAATCGACACTGTTGCGGCTCGGGTGCTTGCCCTTTCCAGTACGCCAGACCCGCTGTACTCCCCTGCGGGGAGGTTTCGACGGCCGAAACGCCGTCACTGTGGGTGGAACGAAACGCATATCTTGACACGCTAACGTCCCCGTTGCCTGTCAGAATCTGCGGGCGGA
Coding sequences:
- a CDS encoding YncE family protein yields the protein MRRQRSTSLVTALVLAVMLPACTAGRRGVGPTDPAPTSAIAAERPEDTLLVSAEDGLWAVTGSGERRPIAGVQPAALVAQLSDGEAVLYRFRWEDGNVPTTVLEAERMPSGEPVVSHRLEGRFNPIAATGDRGVYLAKTVGGSANDPPERVELWALDPGTGRLRGPARGGWEKGPHAGFGVPWQIVVAPDGRRLYALYLNLGVRRLEGPDAKVFVRRIDLDALAIGPDLPLPVPEDLQSDEGLMVYSIALSPDGRKLYAASGGLRQLAVIDTAAWNLERTLAWAPAGDTRAARSASVRAGLSVLAEVARRLGLAASVAEAKRALFPGVAMAPDGSVLYVVAFREGRSGLLQGDGLWAIDPATGQVRAQWLAGKEVFSVAAGTDGRFVYAVAQDGLSPQAERRLLAVDTRTGQAVDLWPDATARPWRIETVLP
- a CDS encoding sigma-70 family RNA polymerase sigma factor family protein, with amino-acid sequence MRRGPGRPGWRVARPPLLVGVVLTVAWARWSVNGPQARARETAARFWRAVADGDVGTVRSLLHPDADQTAEELVAMYRTYRYGGGATVTDAAPHRRAQVIVTVGLGKPNGYTTLQLVAMARHGGEWRVLHAGPGYEEAPVPAPSGKG